The proteins below come from a single Dioscorea cayenensis subsp. rotundata cultivar TDr96_F1 chromosome 27, TDr96_F1_v2_PseudoChromosome.rev07_lg8_w22 25.fasta, whole genome shotgun sequence genomic window:
- the LOC120253247 gene encoding glutamate receptor 2.7-like produces the protein MSDIERRWFGDQTNCPKLGASSHQNSLDFTSFWGLFLITGTVSLLAFFLYWITFLYKNRHQLMSNMASQSSLRWRLQSIGQLFDQRDLSSHTFRNAEVKDGSKRSTEDQSPHSSPFNNNCPQSPISFSTSQTFEEGNVSTELATPNSETPLHVVDIAAATDH, from the coding sequence ATGTCCGACATCGAGAGGAGATGGTTTGGAGATCAAACAAACTGTCCTAAACTAGGAGCAAGCTCTCATCAAAACAGTTTAGACTTCACAAGTTTCTGGGGCTTGTTTCTCATCACAGGAACTGTTTCATTGTTGGCTTTCTTCCTTTACTGGATCACCTTCTTGTACAAGAACAGACATCAATTGATGTCGAACATGGCATCACAGAGTTCTCTCCGGTGGCGTCTTCAGTCTATCGGTCAGCTTTTCGATCAGAGAGACTTATCTTCTCATACATTTAGGAATGCTGAAGTAAAGGATGGATCAAAGAGAAGTACTGAGGATCAGTCTCCACATTCTAGCCCTTTTAATAACAATTGTCCTCAAAGTCCAATTAGTTTCTCTACAAGTCAAACATTTGAAGAAGGAAATGTTTCAACTGAGCTTGCAACTCCAAATTCAGAAACACCACTGCATGTAGTAGACATTGCTGCTGCTACTGATCATTAG
- the LOC120253248 gene encoding glutamate receptor 2.9-like, translated as MRRQMRVIAGGFVIEVFEAAVKRLPYALPFEYFNYSSSDGKSTGSYDLLARQVADKKYDAVVADMTITSNRSEYVDFTLPYTVAGISMVVPIKNQRSKNAWIFVKPLTPDLWLVSLGFFVFTGSIIWVLEHRINPEFRGPPTNQIGTIFYFTFSTLVFAHRENIVSNLARLVVIIWVFVVLILQSSYTASLTSLLTVEQFEPSYTHISELKDNGERVGSPQEYAEALAKGSRNGGVAAIIDEIPYLKVFLKDHCDNYTMAGQTYKN; from the exons ATGCGAAGACAAATGAGGGTGATCGCCGGAGGTTTTGTGATTGAAGTGTTTGAGGCAGCAGTGAAGAGACTGCCTTATGCATTGCCGTTTGAGTATTTTAACTACTCGAGCTCTGATGGGAAGAGCACCGGATCTTATGATCTCCTCGCTCGTCAAGTGGCGGATAAA AAGTATGATGCGGTGGTGGCAGATATGACGATTACATCGAATAGATCAGAGTATGTAGACTTCACGTTGCCGTATACTGTTGCTGGAATATCGATGGTGGTGCCGATAAAGAACCAGAGGAGCAAGAATGCGTGGATCTTTGTCAAGCCATTGACACCAGACTTATGGCTTGTGAGCCTTGGTTTCTTCGTCTTCACAGGCTCTATTATATGGGTGCTTGAACATCGAATCAATCCAGAGTTTCGAGGTCCTCCGACAAACCAAATTGGAACTATCTTCTACTTCACCTTCTCAACTCTAGTATTTGCTCACA GAGAGAACATAGTGAGTAATTTAGCGAGACTAGTGGTGATCATATGGGTGTTTGTTGTGTTGATCTTGCAATCAAGTTACACTGCCAGCTTGACATCATTGCTGACAGTAGAGCAATTTGAACCAAGTTACACCCATATCAGTGAGCTCAAAGACAATGGAGAGCGTGTAGG ATCACCTCAAGAGTATGCTGAAGCTTTGGCCAAGGGGAGCCGAAATGGTGGAGTTGCAGCAATTATAGATGAGATTCCTTATCTCAAAGTCTTCCTTAAAGATCATTGTGACAACTACACCATGGCTGGCCAGACCTACAAAAACTAG